The DNA sequence TTCATTAATAGAGTAAAAATATCCACTCTCTATTCCCAAAGAGTAATTTTTATCTCTATATTTATAGTTATTATAGATATTCTTACTCTCATTATATCCAGCCCTACCAATAATTAACCAATTATCAATATTTTTTCCAACATAATAATCTATTCCATAAGTTCTCACTTTACTATTTTCTCTATCATATTCTAATTTAGATTTTAAATAGTCAAGATTTACTCCTAAATATACATCTGGATTTGAAATAAGATTACTATTTGTTCCCATAGAAAATCCTTTTGTTTTAGAATTGAAAGAGGTATTATCACTCTCATATTTATTCTCTATTTCACCAATATACTCTAGGTATTGATTGCTTCCACTATATCCAGCTCTATCAAGTTTTTTAAAAATTATACTCTTTCTAAACTGCTCTTTTCCTCTATTACTTAAAATTTTACTATGAATCTCACTCATATTATTGAGATTCTCTTGAGAAAAACTCAAAGATTGCAATAGGAGAAAAGAGAAAACTAAACTTTTTTTCATAAACAACTCCTAATTTCTTTTCTTACCGAAGATTCTTAATAGATATAGGAATAGATTTATAAAGTCTAGATATAGATTTAAAGCTCCAATTATTCCCATTTTTTCAACCATCTCATCATCATTATTTCCAGCAATCTCATAAGCTATATATTTTATTCTGTTGATGTCAAAAGCAATTAGACCAGAAAATATAACAACTCCAAGTATTGTTCCTGCCCAATAAAGAAGTGGAGCACCTATAAATAAATTAATTAATGAGATAATAATAATAGTTATAAGTCCTGTCATTAAAAATTTACTATATTTAGTTAGATCCTCTTTTGTTGTATAACCATATATTCCAATTACAACAAACATTATTACAGTTACTCCAAGAGTATAAAGTATTGATATTGGATGAAAAACAAAAGCTAAACTTGAAAATAGAATTCCATTCATCAATGAATAAATAAAAAATACAAGTCTTGCAGTTGTAGATGACATCTTATTAATTCCAAGACTTAAGAAGAATACAAGTGCCATTTCAGCTATTGCTATCACTTTAAAATATGATGCTAGTGTGTATACTAATTCTTGATTAAAAAAGAATACATAGATAGGAACTAATGTAGTTATAACTAACCCTCCTATCATATTCAAAAATACCTTTCTTATAAATGAGTTACTAACTTCTGTATCCATCTCATTATAAGATACTCTTCCTTCATAATTGTTCAAGTTCATTTGAATCAACTCCTTTATTGTTTAAAAATATATTATACTACTATCTTTAGGTTTTGTAAAAGCTAAATCTATGATTTTTAGTCCATCTACAGCAGCACTAACTATTCCACCAGCATATCCAGCTCCTTCTCCAATGGGATATAATCCATCTATATTAACTGATCTTCCAATAACATCTCTAACTATTCTAACAGGAGCAGAAGTTCTTGTTTCAGGAGCTATAAGATTAGCACGCTCTGAAATAAATAGTGGATTTTTACTCCAATACTCAAATGCCCCCCTCATATTTTCAACTATTACCTCTGGGAAAAGATTATTTAAGTTGTATGAAGTTTTTTTCATTTCAAAACTACTTTCAATTTGGTGTGAAGTTTTTCTATTATTCATAAAGTCCATTACATTTTGATAAAGTGCACCATATCCTTGTCCAAGTTCATATGTCTTTCTTTCTAATTGCTCTTGGAATTCCATTCCGGAAAATAGGTGACCTCCAAAATCATTTTCTTTTATTCCAACTACAATTGCTGAGTTAGAAAATTTACCATCTCTTTGAGAGTAGCTCATTCCATTTACAAGTGAACTATTTTCTTCTGAAGCTGCATTGACAATAACACCACCAGGACACATACAGAAAGAGAATACTCCTCTCTCGTCAGCTCTATTATTATATGTAACGTTGTAAGTTGCCGCTCCTAAAAGTTCATTCCCAGCAAATTTACCATATTGCATCTTATCAATATCTTCTCTCAAGTGCTCAATTCTAGCACCAATAGCAAAAGGCTTACTCTCCATATGGACTCCGATTTGATTTAACATTCTATATGTATCTCTAGCAGAGTGTCCAGTAGCCAAGATAATATTATTGAAGTTATAAAACTCCTTCTCTCCAACCTCATTTATTACATCAGCACCACATACTCTTCCATCTTTAAGATGTATTTTTTCCAGCTTGCAATTAAAGTAGAAATCTCCACCCATAGCCTTTATTTTATTTCTAAGAGTTTTAACTATTTCTTTTAAAATATCTGTTCCCACGTGAGGCTTATAATCCCAAAGTATATTCTCAGGGGCACCACACTCTACAAAAGTTTCAAAAACTTTATCCATATATTCACTTTTTATTCTAGTGTTAAGCTTTCCATCAGAGTATGTTCCAGCTCCACCCTCTCCAAATTGTATATTAGAATTTTGATTAAAAATTGATGAATGTACGAATTTAGCAGTAGTTATATCTCTTTTATCAACCTCTTCTCCTCTTTCAAATACCATTGGAGTATATCCATATTCAGCTAATCTCAATGCTGCAAATAATCCAGCAGGACCAGCTCCTATAACAGCTACAGTTGTTCCTTTGCTATACAATGGTTCTCTATCCTGTTTTACAATCTCCTGTGCATAGCTTACATTTTTTAAATTTGAGATATCTATAGCTTTTTTTAATTCCACCTCTAAGTTATAGATAAGCTTGATATCACTTTTTTTTCTACTATCTATTGATCTTTTATTCCAAATAATCCCTTTTATATTCTCCCTTTTTATACCTCTTTTAATAATCTCTTTCATTATCTCTTTATCTTGATCCTTCACTAAAGAAATAATTATATTATTAACATTTACTCTCAACTTATCACCTCTTACTAAATTTTTACTAGGTTTTATATGTAGAAATTATAGCATAAAAAAAGAAAATACTAAAGAAAAAACCTGCTAAAAAACAGGCTTTTTCAAAATTCTATTTAATTTTATCAGCTAATAATTTTCCAACTTTAAATTTAACAACTTTTTTACCTTCAATTTTCATTAACTCTTGAGTTTGAGGGTTTCTAACATCTCTAGGTGCTCTATCTACAACCTCCCATTTACCCCAACCTACAAACAATACATCCTCTCCTTTAACCAGTGAATCTTCAACACTGTCAAGAAATAAATTTATATATTTCTCAGCCTCTTTTTTAGATATATCCCCTTTTGCAGCATATAATTCAATAAATTCTTTTTTAGTCATAGTAATTCCTCCTTAATAGGTATCTGTTAATATTATATATACTACTTAAATGCTATTTTGTAAATAGATTTTAAAAAATTATTTTAAAAGAACTTGATGCCATATTGACTTCATTATCTGATATTCCTAAATATCTCTGTGTAACCGAGATTGAAGAGTGATTTAATAATCTTCTAACCAATTCTATATTGTAATTATTATTTACATATTGTAAATGAGCATAGGTTTTTCTAAAACTATGAGTTGATAGTCCATAAATTTTTAAAATCCTTCCTATTTTATTGAGATATCCTTGAATCCATCTAACACCTAAAGTAAATATCTTATCTTCATGGTCTATATTATTTTCAATACAGTAAGACTCTATTATTTGATAGACATCTATATTTATCTGTCTATGCTGAATTTTATTGGTTTTCTGCTCTCTTATATTCAGGTAGCTATGGTTTATGTTTTTTCTTTTTAAAGAGAGTACATCTCCTATTCTTAATCCTGTATTCAATTGAATTAAAATTATCAGTTGTATCTTAGGATTGGGACGAATTTTTATCTCCTTACTCCTATATCCATTTCTGCATAAAAAAAAATCTGTTCTAATTCCTCATTACTCAATGATCTTGTTGTCATATTTCTATTTCTCCTTATAAATTATAAATGATATTTATATCATACATCATTTTCTAAAAAATGTATACTATAAAAGTCAAAATTATATATCCAATTTATAATCTACAGAAAAAGTTATTCTCGAATCATCTTGAGTAGAGTCTTTTTTCTCATATGCATCTTTGTTTACTTGATACATTAGATCTAAAGAGAATTTATCAAACTCCATTCCTCCACCTATACCGTAATAAAGACCATTTTGAGTTTTATTTTCATATTCTCTATTTTGAGTATAATCACCTATGGCATAACCTAAATTCAACTTTAAATATTTAACACTCTCCTCATCTTTAGCAATCTTATATTTTCCTATAGCATATACAGGAGTGTGTGACAATACTTCAGTATTTTGTTTTCTCTCATCACCATTATAGTATTCATCATTTTCATAGGCAACTCCCACTCCAAACTCTAAATTATCTATTAACTTATCAGATGTTATCTCTGTTGAAGTTACCTTTCCTCCATAACTATCATTACTTTTATCTGAAAACTCATATTTATCTAAAGTTTCTTCTAAACTTTGAAAAACTCCATCACCTGAGTTTTTTTCGGCATTGATTGAATATAGAGTATTGCTATTTATTTCAACTTCATTTTGTGGGAGAGGTGAGTCTTTGGATTCTGAGATTATCTCCTTTAATCTAGCTTCACTAATTATTGGAACACTCTCATTTGATATACTATCTTCCGATTCTTCCTCCTCTATAACCTGCACTATATCTTCATCTCTTTTTTCCTCTTCTATCTTTTTTATCTTTCTATTTTCTAAAGGTTGCTTTTTTATCACTTTAGTCATCTTAAAATCACTAGAAGCTTCTAAAGGTACAACCTCTTTAAATTCCCCGTAACTATTTTTTACTACTAAAACATATAGATATAGTATAATTAGATTAATCATATTATCACCATCTTGTTTTGTAATTCTCCTAATTTGATTATAGCATTTTTTTTTAAAATATTATATAATGAATAGAAAATATTTTTAGGAGGATTGATTTGTGAGTGTTAATAACATAATAATTTATATTATGGTCTTTTTTATGTTTGTTGGAGCCATAGACAGAGTTTTTGGAAATAAACTTGGATATGGACAAAAATTTGAAGATGGAATTATGACAATGGGGACATTAGCATTAGCTATGCTGGGAATAATCTCCTTTTCTCCTGTGATAGCATCTTTTTTAAAACCAATTATTACCCCTTTTTATAAAATAATTGGAGCTGATCCAGCTATGTTTGCTGGAACTATCTTAGCGAGTGATATGGGAGGATATATTCTTTCACAAGAGTTGGCTACTTCTCTTGAAGGAGGGCTATTATCAGGGCTATTTCTTAGTGCTACAATGGGAACAACTCTCTCTTTTACTATTCCTATAGCCTTAAATCTAGTGGAAAAAAGTGATGAGAAATATCTATCAAAGGGGATTCTTGCTGGAATATCAACAATTCCATTAGGATGTCTTATAGGGGGAATCGTTGCAGGATTTTCATTAAAACTTCTATTTTTTAATTTGATTCCTATTATCTCATTTACTATTGCTATATGTTGGGCTTTAATGAAATTTCCTAAAGGAGTTGCAAAAGGATTCTTTATTTTTGGGAAGTTTATGTTTATCTTAACAACTTTTGGACTAGCAATTCAGATTTTAGAAACTTTAACTGGAGTTGTTTTAATAAGAGGAATGCTTCCTATAATGAGTGGAATAGAAACTGTAGGAAGTATTGCAATAACTTTAGCTGGGGCTTTTCCCATGTTATATTTTATAACTACAGTATTTACTAAACCACTAATGGCTATTGGTAAGATATTTAAAATCAATGAAAAATCCACTGCTGGTTTGATAGCTTGTTTAGCCCACAATATTCCAATGTTTAAGATTTTAAAAGATATGGATGAAAGAGGAAAATTGCTAAATATAGCCTTTTCTGTAAGTGGAGCTTTTGTTTTGGGAAGTCACTTAGGGTTTACAGCTGGGATCGACAAAGATTTGGTATTTCCAGTTATGATTTCTAAATTAGTTGGGGGTATATCTTCAATGTTTGTAGCTAATTATATATATAATAAAGAGTTTAAATATAAAAAACATCTAAATTAAAAATATTGATTAAAGAATAAGCAATATTAGGGTATAATATTATCATAAATATTTAAATATACATTGACAATTGTATAATTGTATGATAGGATAATATCGTAGAACAATGACAGTTTGTTTCTAATACCCATGATTCACAGACGTGAATAAAACCCATATGACCCTAACTTACCCATGGTTAGGGTTTCCCTATTTTTTGGAGAAAATATTTTTGAGTAATTAATAACCTTAAAAATGATAAGATAGTAGTGAGTATATTATTGGAGGATAAAATGGCAGTTTATACAAAATTTTCATTAGAGGATATAGAGGATATATTAATTAATTATAGATTAACCCTTAGAAATTATCATATGATAAAAAATGGAATACTCAATACCAACTACTATTTGGAGTGTTTAGAGGGTAGGTTTATTTTGAGAATCTTTGAAGGTGGTAGGAAGTTTGAACAGGAGGAAAAAGAGTTAGAATTTCTTTTGGATATAAAAGAGATTATTCCATGTTGTGTTCCAATAAAAACTGTTGAAAATAAAAATTATATAGTGAAAGCTAATAAAATGGTAGCCATCTTTAAGTTTATAGAGGGAGAACCAATTAAGATAGTTAATGAAAAATTATTAGTGGAGATTGGAGAGTATTTAGGAAAATTACACAGATATTCATATGGAAAACTTTTGATTAGAAAATCAAGAATAGATATGGAGAATTACTATAATAAGATTGATTTTAATTTCATTCCTATTTCAGCAATGGAAAAAATTAAAATTAGATCACTCTATGAAGAGGTTAAACACTTTGATTTTTCCAAGCTTCCAAGTGGAGTTATCCACAATGATATCTTTCCAGATAATGTATTTATTAAAAATGGAAGTATAGTAGGAATTTTAGATTTTAATGAATCACAAACAGCTCCGTTTATCTATGATCTAGCTATCGTTATCAATTATTGGATCAGAATAAATAATTTTAATAAACAAACAGAGGAAAGATATATAGAGGTTTTTATAAATTCATATGAAAAATATAGAAGGTTGGAGTTACAGGAGAAAAGAGCATTGAATAAAGCCTTAAAAAAAATGGCAATAACTTTTATTCTTTTAAGATTTGACAAATTTATTATACAAAATTTAGAAGGAGTTTTAATTGAGGATAAAAACTATACTCAATTACTACCACTCTTAAAATATTATTAATAACTAAGAAAAAAGGAGAGCAAGGCTCTCCTTTATGTTTACTAGAACTCTTTTCCACCAGATATTTTAAGGTCAGTTTCATTGTTTATAACTGCTTTTATACAAGCTTCAAGTCCTCTAGTTATTGTATTTAAATCCATATACGGGGTATTTTTCTTATCTAACACTTGCTCTGTTATGTAAGGAACGTGTATAAATCCACCTCTTGTAGCTAAGTTCTTTTTATTTATATAGTAAAGTAATGAGTACATAATGTGGTTACATACATAAGTTCCAGCTGTATTAGAGATAGCAGAAGGAATTCCAACTTTCTTTACCTCTTCTACCATTGCTTTTATAGGTAGTGTTGAGAAATAAGCGTTCTCTCCATCTTCAAATACCTTTACATCAACAGGTTGATATCCGTTATTATCTGGGATTCTTCCATCATCTAAGTTGATAGCTACTCTCTCTATTGAAAGCTCAAATCTTCCTCCAGCTTGTCCTACACAAATAACAACATCAGGGTTAATTGCATCTATATTTTCAAATAGTTTTTCAGCTGATTTTTTAAAGACTGTAGGTATTTGTAATTTAATTATCTCTGCTCCTTCAATCTCATCTTTTAAACCTTTTACAGCTTCCCAAGCTGGATTTATCTTCTCTCCTCCAAATGGATCAAAACCAGTTATTAATACTTTCATCTATTTCCTCCTCGTAATATATTAAAAAGCTAGTAAGTACATCAAAATAATATGTAAAATTAAAAGTGTTCCAGCTATTGGAGCTTGTACTAAGATAACCCCATTTTTATTCTCCATCTCTAGAATAGAGGCAGGAACAACGTTAAAGTTTGCTGCCATTGGAGTCATAAGTGTTCCACAATAACCAGCTGTCAATCCTAGAGCTCCTACAACTGCTGGATCAGCACCTAGATTAATAACAAAAGGGATTCCAATTCCAGCTGTAATTACAGCAAAAGCGGCAAAGGCATTTCCCATTATTATAGTAAATATTGCCATAGCTAGACAGTATCCTATTACACCAAATAATCTATTTCCATCTGGGATAATTCCACCCATAATTCCTGCAACTACCTCTCCTACCCCTGCTTTAGCAAATAGAGCACCTAAAGCACCTAAAAGCTGTGGAAGAATTACACTTGGTCCCATCTGTTGTAACATTCTAGCTGAATCATAAGGAATATTTGTTACTTTCTCTTTTGTAAAAATAATAGTTAATATCAATGAGATAATAGCTCCAATTCCCAATCCAATTATACCACCAAGAGTTGTAAACTGTGCTATTGAGAAAGCTATAACCCCTATAGAAAGAGCTGGTATAAATATCTTATTTCCGATTTTTTTCTCTTGAGCTACTCTATACTCATCACTACTATTTTTCAAACTTCCCAAACTTACATTTTTAGTAGCTGTAAGAGCTCCCATTACCAATAGTGATGCCCCTACTAGAGTTGGATTCATATATGGACCAGCCATAAAAATTACTCCAAATATAGTCCAAAAGATGAAACTTCCAATTTTTTTAGGATTTCCAGGATCTTTTATAGCATAGATTCCACAAGTTATTAAAACTATTCCACATAAAACATACATTAATTCAAGAAGTACATTATTCATTAGCATTCACCTGCTTTTTTGCAATTTTTTTATCAAACATATAGTTTCTTATCCCTGCTAAAACTATAGCCATTATAGCCATAGGAAAACTTGCCTTAGCAATGTTATAAGCCTCTAAACCATTAATTCCTAACTCTTGGAATGTTCCCATAATCAATAAAACTCCTGAAGAAGCAATGAATACATTCTGTCCATAGAAGTTACTATAGTTTTCCATACTATTGGCTAAACTTTTTAACTCCTCATCTAACTCTTTACTAAGTTTACCATTTTTCTCAGCAGCTCCTTTTGCCATTGGATAAACAAGTGGTCTTATAAACTGAACATGTCCTCCCAATCTTAAAGATAGTGCAGCAGCTATAGTTCTGATAATAACATAAACTGTTAATACCTTTCCACAAGTAGCCCCTTGTAACATAGCTATACACTTAGCAGCTCTCTCTCTTAAACCATTTCTTTCTAGTAATCCTACTGTTGCTAGAGTTAAAAGTAAGATAGTCATATATCTAGTAGATATAAATGCATTCCCTAAAATACTTAAAATTTCTAAAAAATCAATAGATGACACTAATCCTGTAGCTATTCCAGCTAGTAAAACAACCATAATAGTATCTAATTTTAAACTAAACCCTATTATAATTAATAGAATACCTATTAATTTAATCATATTAAACCCTCCTAATCATTTATTTAGTAAATATCAATTACAATTATATAATAAAACTTTAAAATAGTAAATAGTTGAAATTATAGAAAAATTCATATTTTAATTTTTTCAAAAAGATGTTAGAATGTTATAGTAGGTGATTTTAATTATATTTATAGAGGTTAATTGGAATGAATGGTAAAAAATTAAAAAAAATAGCTTTGTTAACTTATGAAAATTTTGAAAGTGAAATTCAAAATATACTACTAAATAGCAATGTAGAATATTTAGTTATGCTTTATTTTACTTCTAATATGGCTAAGAATACTATCTTGTTGGAGAATACCAAAAAATATTTTTTTAATAGTTTAAAGGATATCTATATGAAAAATATTGTGATTATCTCACAAAAAGAGTATTTGGCAAATGATATCTGTGTAAAAGGGATAATTGTTCCAAAGGATATGCTGAGCTTTGATTATTTTAAGTTTACTTTAGTCTATGAAAATACAGATTATAACAGCATAGATGACTTTTTAAAAGAGAATGCTTCTAAATTTAATTACAATTTAGATCTATATAATGAAAACTCCTCTTGGATATATTTTCAAAATAAAACAGGTATTCTAATTATAAATAAAGATACGAAAAATGAGATTTTAAAAAATTATCATAAGGTTAAATTTTTTACTCCAGAGATCATATTAGCTGTACTTGGTGAGGGATATGATGAAGAGATAATAAAATTATTAAAATTAATTGGTGCAGATGCCCATATAACTATAGGCTTTATCAATAAAATGGCAATTCCCTATACAAAAAGAACAGATAGTTACTTCTTTATTGAAGATAGTAACTTTGAGCAATTAGGTAGGGAGTTTATCAATGAGTTTCTAAATTTAAAGAGCTATCCCAATGGTATAGTGGAGTTAAAAAACTTTTTAAATATTCCAGATAAAAATTTTGAAGCTGATATGAACTATGATGAAGAGAGAGAGATCAATAAAAAAGAGATAAAATATTATAGCTTAAAATTAAAAAATGGTGACTCATTAAAGAAAGAGTTACTCTTAAATAATAATGAATTAATTTTTAATACAGGATTGGCAAAAAAATATCTATTAAAAAAATTATAGATAAAATAACTGTATTATATATAAAAAAACTTCAAGAGTTAAATAAATAACCCTTGAAGTTTTTTATCAATTAATCTTTTTTTCTATTGGCAATAATTTTTTGTGCTAAAACATCAGGCACTTCTTCATATCTAGAGAATTCAAATGAAAACTCTCCTCTTCCCTGTGTCATAGCTCTTAAATCCAAAGCATAGTTTAATACTTCAACTTGAGGAGCTTCAACATTCAATATGTGTTCTCCATAGCTATTGTGATCCATTCCTAGTATTCTACCTCTACGTTTATTCATATCTCCCATTACATCTCCAAGATAGATCTCTGGAATAGTAATCTTCATTGAGATAATAGGTTCTAATAACACTGGTTTAGCCTCTTCAATTCCCTTTTTAAAAGCTAAAATTGCAGCTTGTTTAAATGAAATCTCATTGGAATCAACTGGGTGATAAGAACCATCATAAAGAGTAGCCTTAAAGTTAATTACTGGATAACCAGCAAGAGTTCCCTTCTCTTTGGCTTCTAACAATCCTTTTTCAACTGCAGGAATAAATGATTTAGGAACAACTCCACCATGAATATCATCTATAAACTCAAACTCTTTATCACAGTGTTCAAACTTGATAAATACATCTCCATACTGTCCAGCTCCACCAGATTGTTTTTTATGTTTTCCTTGGACAGATGAGCTTCCTTTTATAGTCTCTCTATATGATACGATAGGATCATTTAGTACAGCATGTACACCAAACTTATTTTTTATTTTACATATGATTATGTATAGATGCTTTTCTCCTTGTCCACCAATTAGTAGTTGTTTAGTTTCGTGGTTTCTATATACTTTAAATGTAGGGTCTTCTTCCATCATTTTTTGTAAACAAGTACTTAATTTCTCATCATCTGCTTTTTCAGCAGGTTCAACTCCAGAGTAGAAACAAGCTTTTGGAAAATCAATCTGTGGATACTCAATAGGGTTATCCTTGTCACATAGAGTATCTCCTGTTTGTGTATATTGAAGTTTTGTAGTAGCTCCAATATCTCCAGCTGTAATTTCAAGAGCATCTTCCTGTTTATTTCCTCTTAAGAAAAATATTTGAGATATCTTCTCTTTCTTATTCTTATTGATATTTAGAACTTCCATATCTTTCTTCAATACACCAGAATTAACTTTAAATAGAGTGATCTTTCCAATAAATGGGTCCACTAATGTTTTGAAAACAGTGGCAGAGAATGGCTCAGCTTTATCAACCTTTCTAAAGCACTCTTCTCCTGCTGGATTTTTACCTACTCTTACTCCATCAAACATCTCATTAGGTAGTGGCATATAGTCATTTATCATTTTGAAAAGGGTATGTATTCCTATTCCTTGCATAGCAGATCCAACTATTACAGGAACAACATCTCCATTTACAACTCCTTTATGTAATCCTCTTTTGATCTCTTCTATAGTAAACTCTTCTCCATTGAAGTATTTTTCCATCAACTCTTCATCAGTTTCAGCAACAGCCTCCATCAAAAGATTTCTAACTTCAGAAACATCCATAAAATCAGGGATAGGTCTATCTTCGCACTCTCTTCCATTAAATATTCTGCTCTTCATTTCTATAATATTAACAAAACCTTTAAACTCCTCTTTCTCTCCTATTGGAACACAGAAAGGAGCTATTTTCTTTCCAAACTTCTCTTTTAATTCGTAAAGTAATTTTTCATAGTTGATATGTCCTTTATCCATCTTGTTTAGATAGATAATTCTTGGTTGTTTTTTCTCTTCTAAAATTCTCCAAGCTTTTTCAGCACCAACTTCAACTCCTGATGTAGCATCTAAAACAATAACAGAACTACCAGATACTCTAACAGCAGATTCAACCTCTCCAACAAAATCGAAATATCCTGGAGTATCTAAAAAATTATATTTTCCCTCTCCATACTCAATAGGGATAACAGAAGTATTGATAGAAAAGACTCTTCTAATTTCCTCTTTATCATAATCAGACACAGTATTTCCATCTTCAACACTACCCATCTTATTGATAGTCTTTGAGATGTATAGTAGAGCTTCAGTAAGAGTAGTTTTACCACTACCTCTATGTCCTAAAAGTGAGATATTTCTTATCTTTGCAATTTCATAATTCTTCATAGTAACGCCCTCCTGATTTTATTGTAGTTGAGTTCTGTATCTCAATACTTGTATATAGCTGATAAAGTGCAATAAGTCAAGAGGGGAAATTAAAAATTAATTATATTTTATTAAAAAATATGGAGATAACAACTCATCAAGAATTGGTTCAATACCTAGATACTCTTTAAATGTTCTATATTCATTATATTTTTTCTCTAGGCTCTCCTTCGATACCTTCTCCTTTATGGCTTTTATCAATATATTTTTAGGAGTATGCTCCATATCTATAAACTCCATAACTTGAGTTCTAAATCCACAAAGCTCTAAAGCTTGGGCTCTAAAGGCATCAGTAGCTAGAGAGGTAAACTTTTCAAATAGTATACCATGTTTACCTATTGTATTCTCCTTTAGGAAGAAATTTGAGTTTTTATTTTTACTCATCTTCTCATTAAATTCATGTTGGCAACAAGGTACAGCAAGAATTGCCTTTGCTCCCAATTCTAACCCCTTTAATAGAGCGTAATCAGTAGCATTATTACAAGCGTGTAATGAGAATATTAGATCAACATTTTGAAGTTTGTCAAAGTCCTTAATATTTCCTGTTAAAAACTCTAAATTATCACACTCTAATTCGTTAGCAATTCTATTACACTTGTCCATTACATCTTTTTTTAGATCTAACCCTATGATCTCATATGTAAAATCCTTAATATTTTTTAGATAATGATGTAGAGCAAATGTCAAATAAGATTTCCCACAACCAAAATCTACTACTTTGATATGTGTATCAATTAATTTTTTTGACTGCATCTCTCTT is a window from the Fusobacterium sp. SYSU M8D902 genome containing:
- the pcp gene encoding pyroglutamyl-peptidase I, with product MKVLITGFDPFGGEKINPAWEAVKGLKDEIEGAEIIKLQIPTVFKKSAEKLFENIDAINPDVVICVGQAGGRFELSIERVAINLDDGRIPDNNGYQPVDVKVFEDGENAYFSTLPIKAMVEEVKKVGIPSAISNTAGTYVCNHIMYSLLYYINKKNLATRGGFIHVPYITEQVLDKKNTPYMDLNTITRGLEACIKAVINNETDLKISGGKEF
- a CDS encoding DUF979 domain-containing protein, with translation MNNVLLELMYVLCGIVLITCGIYAIKDPGNPKKIGSFIFWTIFGVIFMAGPYMNPTLVGASLLVMGALTATKNVSLGSLKNSSDEYRVAQEKKIGNKIFIPALSIGVIAFSIAQFTTLGGIIGLGIGAIISLILTIIFTKEKVTNIPYDSARMLQQMGPSVILPQLLGALGALFAKAGVGEVVAGIMGGIIPDGNRLFGVIGYCLAMAIFTIIMGNAFAAFAVITAGIGIPFVINLGADPAVVGALGLTAGYCGTLMTPMAANFNVVPASILEMENKNGVILVQAPIAGTLLILHIILMYLLAF
- a CDS encoding DUF969 domain-containing protein gives rise to the protein MIKLIGILLIIIGFSLKLDTIMVVLLAGIATGLVSSIDFLEILSILGNAFISTRYMTILLLTLATVGLLERNGLRERAAKCIAMLQGATCGKVLTVYVIIRTIAAALSLRLGGHVQFIRPLVYPMAKGAAEKNGKLSKELDEELKSLANSMENYSNFYGQNVFIASSGVLLIMGTFQELGINGLEAYNIAKASFPMAIMAIVLAGIRNYMFDKKIAKKQVNANE
- the fusA gene encoding elongation factor G, with the protein product MKNYEIAKIRNISLLGHRGSGKTTLTEALLYISKTINKMGSVEDGNTVSDYDKEEIRRVFSINTSVIPIEYGEGKYNFLDTPGYFDFVGEVESAVRVSGSSVIVLDATSGVEVGAEKAWRILEEKKQPRIIYLNKMDKGHINYEKLLYELKEKFGKKIAPFCVPIGEKEEFKGFVNIIEMKSRIFNGRECEDRPIPDFMDVSEVRNLLMEAVAETDEELMEKYFNGEEFTIEEIKRGLHKGVVNGDVVPVIVGSAMQGIGIHTLFKMINDYMPLPNEMFDGVRVGKNPAGEECFRKVDKAEPFSATVFKTLVDPFIGKITLFKVNSGVLKKDMEVLNINKNKKEKISQIFFLRGNKQEDALEITAGDIGATTKLQYTQTGDTLCDKDNPIEYPQIDFPKACFYSGVEPAEKADDEKLSTCLQKMMEEDPTFKVYRNHETKQLLIGGQGEKHLYIIICKIKNKFGVHAVLNDPIVSYRETIKGSSSVQGKHKKQSGGAGQYGDVFIKFEHCDKEFEFIDDIHGGVVPKSFIPAVEKGLLEAKEKGTLAGYPVINFKATLYDGSYHPVDSNEISFKQAAILAFKKGIEEAKPVLLEPIISMKITIPEIYLGDVMGDMNKRRGRILGMDHNSYGEHILNVEAPQVEVLNYALDLRAMTQGRGEFSFEFSRYEEVPDVLAQKIIANRKKD
- a CDS encoding SAM-dependent methyltransferase, whose protein sequence is MKKDRAYIENLLKDLVEKNSFIKATVSNPVDKKYKIKKINLKPILIKDEIFIQLESFKDNKAYHENICYCEFLPKFSQILEEFKQILIVSQGADYQILKGKSDYNIKESKNSKNLVSLEHNKKKQYIIEDGKPVPFLIKLGVMGEDGKVFKNSYDKFRQINKYLEFIDDTIREMQSKKLIDTHIKVVDFGCGKSYLTFALHHYLKNIKDFTYEIIGLDLKKDVMDKCNRIANELECDNLEFLTGNIKDFDKLQNVDLIFSLHACNNATDYALLKGLELGAKAILAVPCCQHEFNEKMSKNKNSNFFLKENTIGKHGILFEKFTSLATDAFRAQALELCGFRTQVMEFIDMEHTPKNILIKAIKEKVSKESLEKKYNEYRTFKEYLGIEPILDELLSPYFLIKYN